A genomic stretch from Terriglobus sp. RCC_193 includes:
- a CDS encoding DapH/DapD/GlmU-related protein has protein sequence MKAEFVVSENTLLEEQDRNRQYPDVSFGKHVVVGQDVSIGEGTVIGNHVVLHSHINIGKDVRIDDGVIIGKRPMKSRASAMTTTRELTPTFIGNGCLIGSNAVIYTGSVVHDGVLIADFASVREDTTIGELTIIGRGVAVENEVTIGRCCKIETGAYITAKSTIGDLCFIAPEVTFTNDNFVGRTQERFKYFGGVTMRRGARVAANATVLPGITIGEDALVAAGSVVTRDVPAGMVVMGTPARPVRPVPPAQKLQATEEKKAGDNK, from the coding sequence ATGAAAGCAGAGTTTGTTGTTTCTGAAAACACTCTTCTGGAAGAACAAGACAGAAACCGTCAATATCCCGACGTAAGCTTCGGCAAGCACGTAGTTGTTGGTCAAGACGTCAGTATTGGTGAGGGGACCGTCATTGGAAACCATGTCGTATTGCACAGCCACATCAACATTGGGAAGGATGTTCGCATTGATGATGGTGTGATCATCGGAAAGCGACCGATGAAATCGCGGGCAAGTGCGATGACTACCACTCGCGAACTGACGCCCACTTTTATAGGAAACGGATGTCTGATCGGAAGCAATGCCGTCATTTATACCGGATCCGTTGTGCATGACGGTGTCCTGATTGCTGATTTTGCCAGCGTGCGAGAAGACACTACGATCGGAGAACTTACCATCATTGGTCGTGGTGTTGCCGTGGAAAACGAAGTAACGATAGGCCGGTGCTGCAAGATCGAGACCGGTGCGTACATCACTGCCAAATCCACGATTGGCGATCTCTGCTTCATCGCTCCCGAGGTCACATTTACAAATGACAATTTCGTTGGACGTACCCAGGAGCGTTTCAAGTACTTCGGTGGAGTAACGATGCGGCGTGGTGCTCGCGTTGCTGCGAATGCGACCGTGTTGCCCGGCATCACCATCGGAGAGGATGCACTCGTAGCGGCTGGATCGGTTGTGACGCGCGATGTTCCTGCCGGCATGGTGGTTATGGGCACACCTGCACGTCCGGTTCGCCCGGTCCCCCCTGCTCAGAAACTTCAGGCCACCGAGGAAAAGAAAGCAGGCGACAACAAATGA
- a CDS encoding glycosyltransferase, whose translation MGRARTQSLSRVAIVIPVCNEQDSLQVLRIRLAELQRGLQDRFIVFYLFVDDGSTDRTVELIPRAVPGDAAYQIVSHGTNRGLGEAFRTAFQIVGSAEIVCTIDADCSYRADNLVPMIHRIIEGKADVVVASPYHPLGGVDGVPAWRLGLSRWCSQLYRVVSPVKLYTYTSMFRAYRGSFVREAQFQSSGFVSTVEILMSASYMGYHIEEFPVVLHRRVAGTSKMRILRTVGQHLRLAIGCIISKERGYPLFCSTEQDTKVSTENETGHFMKVAGNSR comes from the coding sequence ATGGGGCGCGCACGCACACAATCCCTTTCGAGGGTTGCGATAGTAATTCCTGTTTGTAACGAACAGGATAGTCTGCAGGTTCTCAGGATACGTCTGGCAGAACTGCAGCGCGGACTCCAGGATCGCTTTATCGTCTTCTATCTTTTTGTAGACGATGGCAGTACCGACCGAACCGTGGAGCTGATTCCCAGGGCGGTTCCTGGCGATGCGGCATATCAGATCGTCTCGCACGGGACGAACCGAGGTCTTGGGGAAGCATTCCGTACTGCTTTTCAAATTGTGGGAAGTGCCGAGATTGTCTGCACGATCGATGCGGATTGCAGCTATCGCGCAGACAATCTCGTTCCCATGATTCACCGCATCATCGAAGGAAAGGCCGACGTGGTTGTGGCTTCGCCGTATCATCCGCTGGGTGGCGTGGATGGGGTGCCGGCATGGCGGCTTGGGCTCAGTCGCTGGTGCTCACAGCTTTATCGCGTGGTCTCGCCTGTCAAGCTCTACACCTACACCAGTATGTTTCGTGCATATCGCGGCTCCTTTGTTCGTGAAGCACAATTTCAAAGCTCAGGATTCGTATCGACCGTTGAAATTCTCATGAGTGCGTCTTACATGGGCTATCACATCGAAGAATTTCCAGTTGTATTGCATCGCCGCGTGGCTGGTACGAGCAAGATGCGGATTCTCCGTACCGTGGGGCAACACCTCCGTCTTGCGATCGGTTGCATCATTTCAAAGGAGCGTGGCTACCCTTTGTTTTGTTCGACAGAACAGGACACAAAAGTCTCCACGGAAAACGAGACAGGACATTTCATGAAAGTCGCAGGAAATAGCCGCTAA